The following coding sequences are from one Lolium rigidum isolate FL_2022 chromosome 6, APGP_CSIRO_Lrig_0.1, whole genome shotgun sequence window:
- the LOC124663356 gene encoding uncharacterized protein LOC124663356, translating into MASPSTPPSSSWVILGSIPRVSTAADVGDASVALTAPPRVSILTVSPRVFPNPPTPHFFPFVLAADPSGMLLLQANLRCTPTREAIDRPYTKSVSWKLDDRRYFVLDATTCSAFQLPDPAATILHQALLGLVVSPGGGGHYMVAELQPIVGMDTATLLCFSSEVGEWVEKHVHYPLPPRPWAAICVLSHLGRLWWVDISWGVITCDPFADEPVLGFIPLPAERVLKCREGWGVADKYRCVGVSGAKLRFVDLYPRSECAPNVAVWTLADPESKEWTLEHEARFTEIWADESYQATGLPNKIPVLALIHPRNPDVVYFFLEEHLFGVDVRALKVVECEVYGLVAPPSCCIASRFVRAWELPRALSSGNDTIIPSPVFVSVFCWNWTDGINLAEETYTRPYKPSPGDYHLVGDFRQTFIG; encoded by the exons ATGGCGTCTCCGTccacgccgccgtcgtcgtcttgGGTCATCCTAGGCAGCATCCCACGTGTGTCCACGGCGGCGGACGTCGGCGACGCCTCCGTCGCGCTCACGGCGCCGCCGCGCGTCTCCATCCTCACCGTGTCCCCGCGCGTCTTCCCGAATCCCCCAACGCCCCACTTCTTCCCCTTCGTCCTCGCCGCCGACCCTTCCGGCATGCTCCTCCTCCAGGCCAACCTGCGCTGCACCCCGACCCGTGAAGCCATCGACCGTCCCTACACCAAGTCCGTCAGCTGGAAATTAGACGACCGGCGCTACTTCGTCCTCGACGCGACCACCTGCTCCGCGTTCCAGCTTCCCGACCCCGCGGCAACCATCCTGCACCAGGCCCTCCTCGGCCTTGTCGTCTCCCCTGGCGGAGGCGGCCACTACATGGTCGCGGAGCTCCAGCCCATCGTCGGCATGGATACGGCCACGCTCCTCTGCTTCTCTTCGGAGGTTGGGGAGTGGGTCGAGAAGCACGTCCATTACCCTCTCCCGCCCCGGCCGTGGGCTGCCATCTGCGTGCTctcgcacctcgggaggctctgGTGGGTCGACATCTCATGGGGCGTCATCACCTGCGACCCCTTCGCCGACGAGCCGGTCCTGGGATTCATCCCGCTCCCTGCAGAGAGGGTGCTCAAGTGCAGGGAGGGTTGGGGAGTCGCCGACAAGTACCGCTGCGTTGGGGTGAGCGGCGCCAAGCTGCGTTTCGTGGACCTGTACCCTCGTAGCGAGTGCGCTCCCAATGTCGCCGTGTGGACTCTGGCCGATCCAGAATCCAAGGAGTGGACGCTGGAGCACGAGGCGAGGTTTACTGAGATCTGGGCCGATGAGAGCTACCAGGCGACCGGACTGCCCAACAAGATTCCCGTACTCGCCCTGATTCACCCCAGGAACCCCGACGTGGTGTACTTCTTTCTAGAAGAGCACCTCTTCGGTGTTGACGTGCGTGCTCTGAAGGTGGTGGAGTGCGAGGTCTATGGGCTGGTTGCGCCGCCGAGCTGCTGCATCGCCAGCCGCTTCGTCCGTGCATGGGAGCTGCCGCGGGCACTCTCCTCAGGTAATGATACCATCATCCCTTCCCCTGTTTTTgtgtctgttttctgtt GGAACTGGACTGATGGCATCAACTTGGCTGAAGAAACCTACACGCGACCATACAAGCCGTCGCCAGGGGACTACCACTTGGTGGGAGATTTCAGGCAGACATTCATAGGATGA